One Acinetobacter colistiniresistens DNA segment encodes these proteins:
- a CDS encoding IucA/IucC family protein: protein MNFATLKINQQQWRAAGQRLIEMAIAEFLYEEIIEVKALSAGRYQLDLGNRQYEFQGHQYLLGHWNIQEGSVRDVTTGQQSDQLAWNLHEFIVAMADSSNVKPFTKAYLIKEMNNTWLAEAHLFNEARLPSTAVLTEAHYKVEGMLRGHPWLIMSKGRMGFGYDDYLTSAPELSPEVKVLWLAVHRDLAEYRSTEQWDACGLYQHEFDADELQQFINILKEKNLDPQNYFLIPVHAWQWHQWLVPTYANEIVDQKIIELNISQDSYVPMQSIRTLCNTSNLQRHYIKLPVSIFNTAVYRGLPSKRNLAAPAVTGWLKQIHQQDQDLQKTGVIFLGEIATLTIHQPCFDRIDGVPYQFKELFGCLWRESVDRYVDPSQQVLSQAALLHRDISGQSILSVLIQASGLSPLTWLAQFAQVCLSPLLLCLYRYGLAFSPHGENTMLVHENGVPKALVLKDFIDDINLVDEDFPELAQLPTEGDLLLRHEATDLSHFIFTGLFMVHYRYICNVFLQDYPEYTEFDFWQTISNTIVAFNQQHPELAERAEKFAMLRPTYTKICLNRVRLFTTSYNDEAERPVPVFLDPIPNPVSPETLADWSTQQAESKAG, encoded by the coding sequence ATGAACTTTGCAACTTTAAAAATTAATCAGCAGCAATGGCGTGCTGCTGGGCAGCGTCTCATTGAAATGGCGATTGCAGAGTTTCTATATGAAGAAATTATTGAAGTGAAAGCCTTATCAGCAGGACGTTATCAGTTAGATCTAGGTAATCGTCAGTATGAGTTTCAAGGCCATCAATATTTGTTAGGGCATTGGAATATTCAGGAAGGCTCGGTACGTGATGTAACGACTGGTCAGCAGAGTGATCAGCTCGCTTGGAATTTACATGAGTTTATTGTCGCAATGGCCGACAGTTCCAATGTAAAGCCTTTCACCAAAGCCTATTTGATTAAGGAAATGAATAATACTTGGTTGGCAGAAGCACATCTATTTAATGAAGCACGCCTACCAAGCACCGCGGTGCTAACTGAAGCGCATTATAAAGTTGAAGGCATGTTACGAGGCCATCCATGGCTGATTATGAGTAAGGGACGCATGGGCTTTGGTTATGATGATTATCTGACCTCGGCACCTGAACTTTCACCGGAAGTGAAAGTACTCTGGTTGGCGGTGCATCGCGATTTAGCAGAGTATCGCAGCACTGAACAATGGGATGCCTGTGGTTTATATCAGCATGAGTTTGATGCCGATGAACTGCAGCAATTCATCAATATCTTAAAAGAAAAAAATCTGGACCCTCAAAATTATTTTTTGATTCCAGTACATGCATGGCAATGGCATCAATGGTTGGTTCCAACCTACGCCAATGAGATCGTTGATCAGAAAATCATTGAGCTGAATATTAGTCAAGACAGCTATGTGCCAATGCAGTCGATTCGTACATTATGCAACACATCAAACTTACAACGTCATTACATTAAGCTGCCAGTGAGTATTTTCAATACCGCTGTTTATCGTGGACTCCCATCAAAACGGAATCTTGCAGCCCCAGCTGTGACGGGATGGTTAAAACAGATCCATCAACAAGATCAAGACCTACAAAAAACTGGCGTGATTTTCTTGGGTGAAATTGCAACTTTAACGATTCATCAACCCTGTTTTGACCGAATTGACGGCGTACCTTATCAATTTAAAGAATTGTTTGGTTGCTTATGGCGTGAAAGTGTCGATCGTTATGTTGATCCATCTCAGCAAGTCCTCTCTCAAGCAGCTTTATTACACCGAGATATTTCAGGTCAATCAATCCTGAGCGTACTGATTCAAGCATCAGGTCTAAGTCCTTTGACATGGTTGGCGCAATTTGCCCAAGTGTGCTTAAGTCCGTTATTACTGTGTCTATATCGCTATGGCTTAGCTTTTTCACCGCATGGTGAAAATACCATGTTGGTACATGAAAATGGCGTGCCGAAAGCATTGGTCTTAAAAGACTTTATTGATGACATTAATTTAGTGGATGAAGATTTTCCTGAACTGGCTCAATTGCCAACCGAAGGCGATCTGTTATTACGCCATGAGGCAACCGATTTAAGCCATTTCATTTTCACCGGTCTGTTCATGGTGCATTACCGCTATATCTGTAATGTGTTTTTGCAAGATTACCCTGAATACACCGAATTTGATTTCTGGCAGACCATTTCCAACACCATTGTTGCGTTTAACCAACAACATCCAGAGCTGGCTGAACGTGCTGAAAAATTTGCCATGTTGCGCCCAACCTACACCAAAATTTGTTTGAACCGTGTGCGCCTGTTTACCACCAGTTATAACGATGAAGCAGAGCGTCCAGTGCCTGTATTCCTTGATCCAATCCCGAACCCAGTCAGCCCTGAAACATTGGCAGACTGGTCAACTCAGCAAGCTGAGTCGAAAGCGGGTTAA
- a CDS encoding TonB-dependent receptor — MKVRSLSTSLTLLSLAISTQLYAETVEADATVQTTAAVASQKPAQLAPIVVTASRSAQSIAEIAGTVQAIEQKQIEQQSAAGRKLADILAQLVPSLSPSSGTTTNYGQTMRGRQVLILIDGVAQTGSRDASRQLNSISPDSIERVEVVSGASSIYGSGATGGIINIITKKGSGEGLNFESKLGVTSGDNFKSDALAYEAYQSVAFKQGDWNGFLGAGYTKRGEIQDSHGDRIGPEVAQTDRQDTETVDINGRLSWQFTDKQKLSVGAQYYDDKQDSDYGPDYGPNFAVLRGNPPSLKALKGFEIDDQPFTKRYAVNAQYQNTDLLGQELNVEAYYRNEKARFYPTILSNFIPAGYYLAYQSESDIDVAGVRAAMTSKLNLADRDLKLTYGVDYDHEKDKQVADLYSFTDNGLKYQNTGRSYDFGPDATIKNLGAFIQGNYDLTDALNVQAGLRYQRIESDTAAFKPTVSAIQGDITGQPVGTVAAGSVKHDKTLFNLGAVYKLNDQQQVFANFSQGFSLPDIQRVLRDVSAGYVVRSGNVDPITVNNYELGWRFQNDLGANLGLTTFYNTSDKVVQFKADRSVTVADTDQRIYGVEANASMPVLDQFSVGGTLAYTRGQFKDAGGAWRELNALQVSPVKGTLFGEWNDDKGNGLRVQMLAVKGTDKAYEDSLKAKYDTNVRPNAATKIKGYAVMDVIANAKAGPGTVGFGVYNVWNTEYKTVFSQAAEAVYGPISSLPAQGRTYGLSYTLKY, encoded by the coding sequence ATGAAAGTACGTTCACTTTCGACATCATTAACACTGCTCAGCTTAGCCATCAGCACACAATTGTATGCAGAGACGGTTGAAGCAGATGCCACTGTTCAAACCACTGCTGCAGTAGCAAGCCAAAAACCAGCACAACTTGCACCCATCGTAGTGACAGCTTCGCGTTCAGCACAAAGTATTGCTGAAATTGCAGGAACAGTTCAGGCCATTGAGCAAAAACAGATTGAACAACAATCAGCTGCGGGACGTAAATTGGCTGACATTTTGGCTCAATTGGTGCCTTCTCTAAGTCCAAGCAGTGGTACAACTACTAACTATGGGCAAACCATGCGTGGTCGTCAGGTTCTCATTTTGATTGATGGGGTCGCGCAAACTGGATCTCGTGATGCCTCACGTCAATTAAATAGTATTAGCCCTGATTCAATTGAGCGTGTCGAGGTTGTTTCTGGTGCGAGCAGTATTTATGGTTCTGGTGCAACGGGTGGGATCATCAATATCATTACTAAAAAGGGTTCTGGTGAAGGCTTAAACTTTGAATCAAAACTTGGTGTGACTTCTGGTGATAATTTTAAAAGTGATGCTTTGGCCTATGAAGCATACCAATCCGTTGCTTTCAAACAAGGTGACTGGAATGGTTTTCTGGGTGCAGGCTATACCAAACGTGGTGAGATTCAAGACAGTCACGGTGATCGAATTGGGCCAGAAGTTGCACAAACCGACCGACAAGATACGGAAACCGTTGATATCAATGGACGTTTAAGCTGGCAGTTTACAGATAAGCAGAAGTTAAGCGTTGGGGCACAATATTATGACGATAAACAAGACTCAGATTACGGTCCTGATTATGGCCCTAATTTTGCAGTTTTAAGAGGTAATCCGCCAAGCTTAAAAGCATTAAAAGGGTTTGAAATTGATGATCAGCCATTTACCAAGCGCTATGCTGTCAATGCCCAGTATCAAAATACCGACTTATTAGGTCAAGAGCTGAATGTTGAAGCTTATTACCGTAACGAAAAAGCCCGATTTTATCCAACCATACTTAGTAACTTTATCCCAGCAGGGTACTACTTAGCCTATCAATCAGAGTCTGATATTGATGTCGCTGGTGTACGAGCTGCGATGACATCAAAGCTTAATCTTGCAGATCGTGATTTAAAATTGACTTATGGTGTTGATTATGATCATGAAAAAGATAAGCAAGTAGCTGACTTATATAGTTTTACCGACAATGGATTGAAATATCAGAATACTGGCCGTAGTTATGATTTTGGCCCCGATGCGACCATTAAAAATTTAGGTGCATTTATTCAAGGGAACTATGATTTAACAGATGCGTTAAATGTACAGGCAGGTCTGCGTTATCAACGTATTGAAAGTGATACTGCGGCATTTAAGCCAACAGTTTCGGCCATTCAAGGGGATATCACTGGTCAACCCGTCGGTACAGTCGCAGCGGGCTCTGTAAAACATGATAAGACACTGTTTAATTTAGGGGCAGTGTATAAATTAAATGATCAGCAACAAGTATTTGCTAATTTCTCGCAAGGTTTTAGTTTGCCTGATATTCAACGTGTATTACGCGATGTCTCAGCAGGGTATGTCGTTCGCTCAGGTAATGTCGATCCAATTACGGTCAACAACTATGAACTTGGTTGGAGATTCCAAAACGACCTTGGCGCAAATTTAGGTTTAACCACTTTCTATAATACATCTGATAAAGTGGTTCAATTTAAAGCAGATCGCTCAGTCACGGTTGCAGATACAGATCAACGAATTTACGGCGTTGAAGCGAATGCAAGTATGCCTGTTTTAGATCAGTTTAGTGTTGGTGGAACACTGGCATATACTCGTGGGCAATTCAAGGATGCGGGTGGTGCTTGGCGTGAACTGAATGCCTTACAAGTTTCACCAGTCAAAGGTACATTGTTTGGTGAATGGAATGATGATAAAGGCAATGGTCTAAGAGTGCAGATGTTGGCGGTGAAGGGAACGGATAAAGCATATGAAGATTCTCTAAAGGCAAAATATGATACCAACGTTCGACCAAATGCTGCTACGAAGATCAAAGGTTATGCCGTTATGGATGTGATTGCCAATGCGAAAGCAGGTCCCGGAACGGTGGGCTTTGGTGTCTATAATGTTTGGAATACGGAATATAAAACTGTATTTAGCCAAGCAGCTGAGGCGGTTTATGGGCCAATCTCTAGCCTGCCTGCACAAGGTCGTACTTATGGTTTGAGCTACACCCTCAAATATTAA
- a CDS encoding MFS transporter, giving the protein MNQPLKHDQDFPIKTVSALSLSVVIVLYLAHALPLYFYNVALPAILRHQGVDLRWIGMLSLLYIPWAFKFFWAPLIDRFYFKALGKRKTWLLFTQIALVLGVVALALTQFDYGLSIFVIVGLWISTFAATQDIAIDGYTVETFAESEYRLGSMAQSIGVALGSMIGGAATLWLYQLYGWQTALMCLAAMTALTMIAIFLIKENSNIEKIAKQPPSLIRAFKRPEILWALALIVCYRIVEAPAMAMLNPMLIDQKWSLAEIGVLMSVIGAGIGLLAAVTAAFLLKKIAATQLLIWAGWARSLVYALLGLAVLLSWFNQWHMLLGLFVVVILAIRYIAMTALYAHFMHTSSKEQAGTDFTILVCFELLVYFIGGAMSGFLAKAFGYGNFYLILAAASVLSVLLSQVLIHKAKQTEQLT; this is encoded by the coding sequence ATGAACCAACCATTAAAACATGATCAGGATTTTCCAATAAAAACAGTTTCAGCACTGAGTCTATCAGTTGTTATTGTGCTCTATCTTGCACATGCGTTACCACTATATTTTTACAATGTCGCCTTACCTGCGATTTTACGCCATCAGGGCGTCGATTTACGCTGGATTGGGATGTTGTCGCTACTGTATATCCCATGGGCATTTAAGTTTTTTTGGGCACCTTTAATTGATCGCTTTTATTTTAAAGCGCTGGGTAAACGTAAAACTTGGCTTTTATTCACCCAGATCGCCTTGGTCTTGGGTGTCGTTGCCTTGGCTTTGACGCAATTTGACTATGGTCTAAGCATCTTTGTCATTGTCGGGTTATGGATTTCAACCTTTGCTGCAACCCAGGATATTGCGATTGATGGCTATACCGTTGAAACCTTTGCCGAGTCCGAATACCGATTAGGCAGTATGGCGCAAAGTATTGGTGTGGCGCTCGGCAGTATGATTGGTGGGGCTGCAACTTTATGGTTGTATCAATTATATGGTTGGCAAACCGCACTGATGTGTTTGGCTGCGATGACGGCATTGACCATGATTGCAATTTTTCTAATTAAAGAAAATTCAAATATAGAAAAAATTGCCAAGCAGCCACCGAGTCTGATCCGGGCATTTAAACGTCCAGAAATATTATGGGCTTTGGCGTTGATTGTGTGTTATCGCATTGTCGAAGCGCCTGCAATGGCCATGCTGAACCCGATGTTGATCGATCAAAAATGGTCTTTGGCAGAGATTGGTGTATTGATGTCTGTGATTGGTGCGGGCATTGGTTTATTGGCCGCAGTGACAGCCGCTTTCCTATTAAAAAAAATAGCAGCAACACAATTACTGATTTGGGCCGGTTGGGCACGCAGTCTGGTCTATGCCTTACTTGGCCTAGCCGTTTTACTCAGCTGGTTTAACCAGTGGCATATGTTATTGGGACTATTCGTTGTCGTTATTCTGGCAATCCGCTATATCGCCATGACGGCTTTATACGCCCATTTCATGCATACCAGCTCCAAAGAACAAGCAGGAACCGATTTTACCATTTTGGTCTGTTTTGAGCTGCTGGTTTATTTCATTGGCGGTGCAATGTCAGGCTTCTTGGCCAAAGCTTTTGGCTATGGAAATTTTTATCTCATTTTAGCGGCAGCATCTGTCTTGAGCGTCTTGCTCAGCCAAGTGTTAATCCACAAAGCAAAACAAACGGAACAACTCACCTAG
- the acbD gene encoding acinetoferrin biosynthesis acetyltransferase AcbD: protein MKTISQQLPDYFEYHEDGTQYYLRQVQYPQDIPLLHQWMHEPHVIPQWQLNKSELDLQVYFDKMLADDHQRLLIVGVDGKDVGYTEIYEGKRDRLGRYYDGDGNDLGWHLLFGDKSVFGKGFLRPTIRLLSFYIFEHSQAKKIVGEPDHTVKPYAAVVAELCYESQRLIPMPEKTAMLYYCFRETFYNKFGEFYQTSQQQLADQPAKTLSVT from the coding sequence ATGAAAACTATTTCTCAGCAATTACCCGATTATTTTGAATACCACGAAGATGGAACACAGTACTACTTACGCCAAGTGCAATATCCACAGGATATTCCTTTGCTGCATCAGTGGATGCATGAGCCGCATGTTATTCCACAATGGCAATTAAATAAATCAGAGTTAGATCTACAGGTTTACTTCGACAAAATGCTGGCAGATGACCATCAACGTTTATTGATTGTGGGGGTAGATGGCAAAGATGTGGGCTATACCGAGATTTATGAAGGTAAGCGTGATCGTTTAGGTCGTTATTACGACGGTGATGGCAATGATCTCGGCTGGCATTTGCTATTTGGTGATAAATCCGTATTTGGTAAAGGTTTCTTACGCCCAACCATTCGTTTACTGAGTTTTTATATTTTTGAACATTCGCAAGCGAAAAAAATCGTGGGTGAACCAGATCATACGGTTAAGCCTTATGCCGCGGTTGTTGCAGAGCTTTGCTATGAAAGCCAGCGTTTAATTCCGATGCCAGAAAAAACGGCGATGTTGTATTACTGCTTTAGAGAAACTTTTTATAACAAGTTTGGTGAATTTTACCAAACTTCACAACAACAGCTCGCTGATCAGCCAGCCAAAACCTTGAGTGTTACATGA